The sequence GGCTAATGGGAGCGTCTGATTGGCCGGGTTTTACCGTGCCCGGCCAGCGCACGAGCAACGGTACTCTGGTTCCGGCCTCAAAGGCGCTGTATTTTCCGCCCCGCAACGGTCCGGCGGGCCGGTGCCCACTCAGTTTTTGTACGGCCTGATCCTGATAGCCATCGTCAACAACCGGACCATTGTCGCTCGAAAGCAGCACCAGCGTGTTGTTTGTCAGTTGTAAGCGATCGAGCGTTTTCAGGATTTCACCCACTTCCCAATCGAATTCGAGGAGAGCATCTCCGCGGGCTCCAAGTCCGCTTTTACCAACGAACCGAGGGTGCGGAACGCGTGGAACATGAATATCGTGGGTTGCGAAGTAAAGAAAGAATGGCTGGGCCGACGCTCGATTTTTTTGACTGGACTCAATAAACTGAACGGCCTGTTTGGTGAATACATCGGCCATGTCTTCATCTTTCCAGAGAGCCGATTTGCCACCCGTCATGTAGCCAATGCGGCTAATGCCATTGACGATGGTCATATCATGGCCATGCGAGGGTTTCATCTTTAGCTTGTCGGGGTTTTCGCGGCCCGTTGGCTCATCGCCGATCTTTTGTTTGTAATCGACTTGAATCGGGTCTTTTGGATCAAGGTTCACTACCCGGTGATTTTCCACGTACACGCATGGCACCCGATCGCCGGTAGCGGCCATGATGTACGAGCGGGTAAATCCCAGTTCCACGGGGCCGGGTTTAAGGTCACCATTCCAGTCCGGTCCTTCGGGGCCACCCAGGCCCAGATGCCATTTACCCACGGATGCAGTTTGATAGCCAGCAGCTTTGAAGACGCCGGGCAATGTACTACGCCCCGGTTTGATAATTAGTGAGGCATTGCCCGGTGCAATGCCCGTACCTTTTTGACGCCAAGCGTATTCACCCGTCATGAGCGAATAGCGCGAGGGAGTACAGGTGGCCGAGGTTGCATAGGCATTCTTAAAGCGCAATCCCTGACTGGCCAGCCGGTCTATGTTTGGTGTTTTGACTTTGGTCGATCCATAACAGCTTAGGTCGCCATAACCAAGGTCGTCGGCATAGATCAGGACAACATTTGGCCGTTGGGCTGTCTGGTGTTCATCCGCTTTGGTAATCTGAGCGATTACTGCCGCGCTGGCTAGAGTCAAGGCAATTAACGTAATTGTGCGTAGCAACACAGCAATGTTATTCATCGAATTAGAGCTTAATCAGAGATAATAAAAGGTAATTAAAGGATCGGGGTAAGCTATTACTTATAGCAAAGCTACCCAGATAATTTAATTACCTATACACATCTGCAAAAATTGTTACTTCGTTGATAACCGACTGCCGGACGCTCTCACTGGTGCTGGTTGCTGTAGTTGAGTAGTTCCTTCATCTACATTGACAATGTAGGCTCGTCCGCCCTCCCGTTCGATCGCTTCAGCTACGTGTTCGGCATTATCGGGCGCATAGGCGAACATACACCCGCCCCCGCCCGAGCCGTTAATCTTTCCGCCCAGCGCTCCCGCAGTCAGTGCAGCATCGAGCATCCGGTCAATCTTGGGGGTCGAAATTCGCTGCGCATCGCGAAGATTGGCATGGTGGGCAGTGAGTAACTGCCCAAGCCGAATATCATTGAGCGGTGCGACCGACTGGTCGGACGACTGAATCAGGGCCAGGGCTTCCTGAAGAATATCACGATTCGAGAGTGTTCCTTTCAGAAGTATATAATCGTCTTTTGTTAGAAAATTTCGGTACTTTTTTACTTCATCGATATTGGTCGTATGTAATGAAAAAGCTGGATTCAGAACCGTTAATTGCTTTACAATCCGCAACATACCGTGTTTCACCCGTCCCAGAATGCCGATGGTATCTTTCGGCTCTCCCGAATCGCCCAGAACGAACGTTCCTAAAGCAGCACGGTAGGTTTTTAGTCGGATAAACGGTTTCGATTCCAGGTAAATTATACCGCCGAGTGCCGTAGAATAGTGGTCCATCATACCTCCCGGTTCGCCGAATTCAAGAACTTCGGCCATATAGGCAAGCTCTGCAAGTCGTTTGGGAAGAAGCATCTGGGGGTTATCGGCCAGTTGGCTCAGCACATTTAGCCAGGTAACCAGCAGGGCCGACGAGCTTGAAGTACCCGCGTTAATCGGAATCTGCCCACTGACTTCACCGTCTATTCCCTGACTAAATTGAAACCCGGCTCGATGCAACACGTTAATAGCACTACGGAAATAATCTCGATCGTGCCGATAAGTCAGAGGTAGATCGGTTAGGTTAATTTGTTCCTGACCGCCAATGTCGGGTAAACGTAGTCGGACAATTGGCTGGTCGATGCGCTCGCCGGTTAGGTAAATTCGGCACGAAATAGCGCTGGCAATGACGGGCAGTCCCAAATAATCCTGGTGTTCACCATATAGGCAGATTCGACCAGGCGTTGAGGCATAAATGGATAGTTTATTCATTCACAGGAAAGCTAAGCGTATTCTGATCAACTAAAACGAAGCAAATGAAGCGTTTAGGGATGTATGTTGGGCAGTGAGTTTAAATCGACCGCAGGGGGCAGACCCGTTGATAGACGGCTGAGGGATTTGTTCAATGGAACAGGATTGGCGAAGAAACCTCCATTCTGCAGGAAGAATTGGCCGTTTTCGACCCCACCCGCGTAGTCCAGTCGCTGCCTGTTTTTGGCCGTTGCATCCCCCGTAAACGTAGCCGATGCCAGTTCGATCCAGTTGCCAGTCGTACTCCTGATCCATTGATTCGTATAAAAAGCTTTGCGCCCGGTATACCCAACCTTATCGATGAAGTTTTCCAGAAAGGAGTAAAGGCCGGTTAGGTAGGTGGTTGTATTGGGCTTTTTCCAGGTCGCAATAAACTGCCAGTTCCCGACTTCCGGAGCGAAGAACCAGGATGAGAACAGGGTGTTTCCTGACCCATCCGGTACGCCATGAGTCAAAAACCTGTAGGTAGTTCCGGCTTTCCAGTTGTATTTCAGATAGCTCTGCCCGCCAGTTCCTTCACCGTCGAATCCATTGTCGGTGACGTTGGGCCCTTTCCGGACGAGTGTAGTCTTGCCTGCTGAAGGGTCCCAAATCGAAAAAAGGACGCGTCGTTCCGTTGCGCTATTTACCTGAATACCAAAGTAGCCACCCGAAAAACCATTGGCCATGTAATACGAGCCTATGTTGTCTTCGCCAGTTGGAACCGTTATTTCGTTATAAAACCACTCCACATCAGTAGCAGCCGGAGGGGCATATTTGAGATGAACGGAAGGCCCTCGTCGTGACCAATAATAATTTGCCGGATCATTAGCGAAAACGATCGTGGAATTGGCCGCAGGTCCGGTGATGATCAGGTCAGAAATCTCACCAAATGAATCGCCGGATTTATGGGCGCCCTGCAAATCGACTTTGACGTATCCGGCAGCAGGAATCGCGATCGATCCGACGGGTATCGTTTGGAAGTCAGACGCTGTCAGACTGACCGAGAATGGTTTGCCATTGACCGAAACCCTGATCGTGCTCGTTCCCGATGGCGCTTTCGCCCGTAGGGAAACGGCAATTTTTTCAGCTTTATCCAGTCGGAAATAAACGCTGGCCTTACTTTCCGAATTACGCCAATTGGTCAGACCCTGAGCTGTTATTACCTCAGATCCACCCGAAACAGTATGTGTAATGAATCCATTTCCGGCAAGTGGAATGGATAGTGTCGTGTCGGACAGATTTGGCAAAGCCGACGATTTTGCCGCTGTATCCGGTTCGTTGGATGCGCAGGCTACCGACACCGCGAAAGCATATAGAAACGTGACGATACCTGTTTGCATGGATGGTCCAGATTTAGATAAGGTAAATTGCCGCAACCAGCATATGGCTGGTTGCGGCAAACTTATAATGGATTTTGCTTCAGATTGCGGTTCAGGGTAATCTCTGCTTCCGGAATCAGATGGACAAGTTGTTTGTCGTCGGGAGCAACGGTTTGCTGGCCGGTCTGGGTATTGTGGTAGCCGGGGTAGTTTCGAGTCAGACTCAGGTTGTTGCGGTACAAATCGTAGGGGCGGTGGCCTTCAAACGCCAGTTCCAGCCGTCGCTCCTGCAACACCACGTCCAGTACGGTCGGAAGTCCTTTCAGATCCGTAGCCGAGTAGAGGTCGGTTCCACTCAATCCGGCCCGTTTGCGAATAAGGTTTACGTCTTCGATGGCTTTTGCCAGTTCACCCGTTTTGGCATAGGCTTCGGCACGATTCAGGTACATTTCCGACAGGCGAAGCAGGACAGGCGAACTCAGCGTAGGAATGCCACCCTGATTCGAAAATTTGGTAATGTACACTTTATCGATTCCGTTCCGTTTTTCCTGCTGTCCCTGTGCCGTCAGCTTACGAACCAGAAAAACCCGGCGTTGATCATTCGGATACTTATTGACCAGATCCTGGTAGGCCTGAGACGCATATACTTCACCCCAGCCTACACCACCCGGCGACGTATAATACATGGAGCCAATCGCGCTAAAGCCCCGGTCATCTTTCAGGGTATGCTTGATCGCCAGGATAATTTCCCGGTTCTGCTCATTCTCAACTGAATAGAAATCCGGTACCTGCGTTGGGGTTGATAGCGTAAACCGACCATCAGCAATCACCAAGTTTGCGTAGCTGATAGCATTTGCATGATCATTCATGTACAGCGATACCCGCGACAGTAAAGCGTAGGCCGCAGCTGCACTGGCGTAACTGTTCGTTCGCACACTCGTCATAAGTTTGGCCGCTTTGGTCAGATCATTGATGACAAAGGTGTACACATCTTTCACCGTTGCCCGACTGGCATCGTCGTCGGCTTTGGTATCGGTTTTGATAATAATGCCAGGATTTGTTTCCGGGCTCTGGTTATAAGGGCGACCAAACAGCCGAACCAGATCGAAATGGACCATAGCCCGCAGGAACAGGTTCTCGCCTAAAAGCTGATCAAGCTCTTTCGACGTGCCTTCTTTAATGGCACCAATTACTTTGTTGCAACCCACAATAACCTGATATCCTTTCCTGTAAATCTGGAGTGAATTGCCCTGATCTGACGTATGGCGGTATGTATAGGTCAAAAAGAGTGGGTCGGTCGTGGTGCCGCTTAGTGTCAGGTTGTCGCCCGGATACTCGTTCATAATGAACAGGTTACGAGTGTAGTCGGAATCTTTCAGAAAGGTGTAATTGCCGTCTGTAGCGGCCCGTAGCCCCTGAGCGTTTTGCAGAATAACTTCTTCGGAAAGACCGTTGTAGGCTGTTTTGTCGATACTACAGGCGGAGGCCAACAGCACACTTCCCAGCAGTATAAAACGTGAAAAAATAGGTGTCATATTCAGAGAAAGATTAGAAGCTGAGTTGAACGCCAAAAACAAACTTTTTGCTGAAGGGGTATTTCGTACCGACTTCGCCCGTTTCTGTTACGTCGGGGTCAATGCCCGAAAAATTCGTGATCGTGAACAGGTTATCGCCCGATGCCGTCAGTCTGACGCCGGTAAGACTGGCCTTTTTCACCAAAGCCGTCGGTAGCTCATAGCTCAGGCTGACGTTGCGTAAGCGGAGATAATTGCCATTTTCGAGAAAACGCGACGAAGGACGCTGGGCATTGTTGTTGCCGCCAATCATGTACTTCGGGTGTGTGGCAATATCGCCTTGTTTTTCCCAGCGGCTCCAGCCTTTCTGCAAAGCCATCAGGTTATAGCGGTCATACGCGCCGTCATTATCGAACAGGTTGCGGTCGCCGTTATACAGTGTCGCTCCCGTCGAGTAAGTGAAGAACGCATTCAGCTCAAGACCTTTCCAGCTCAGGACCTGACGGATACCGCCGAACAGTTTCGGATTGGCATTGCTGCCGATAAACTGAATTGTCGCTTCGTTGTAATTACCCGTTGTCGTCGATGTGCCGTCAGCATTCACCTTTTCCCAAAGTGGCGAGCCAGTCTGCGGATCGACGCCCGCCCACCGACGCATGTACCAACTGTTCAGTGGCTGGTCGATGGCGAAAGGGCGCATGTTGTTCGCAACAAAAGTACGATCGCCATAGAGGGCGGTAACCCGGTTGCGGTTCATGCCAGCGTTGAGTTCGGCCCGCCATTTCAGGGCTGTGTTCTGAAGGATATCGGCGGATAAAACGACCTCAAGGCCCCGGTTCAATACGGCTCCAACGTTCTCTGTAATGGACGCATAGCCGCTTGTAGCCTGTAAAGGACGATTGAAGAGCAGGTTGTCTGTCAGGCGGTTATACAGATCGACTGAGACGGACAGACGATTCCATAACGTAGCGTCAATTCCTAAATTCGTGTTGTTCGATACTTCCCAGGATAGATTCGGATTTTCGATGCGGGTTGGATAGGCAGATGGAACTCCGGCATACTGACCCGTGAGGTTATATAAGCCCTGTGACGCATAATCACTGATGCCGTCGGCGTTACCGGTGGTGCCGTAGCTCAGCCGGAATTTCAGGTTATTCAATGTAGGATTGCTCCGCAGAAATGCTTCGTTGGAAGCCACCCAGGTCAGACCAACGGCGTAAAAGTTGCCGTATTTGTGGTTGCTCCCGAATTTCGAGGAGCCATCGCGACGGAACGAAGTCGTTACGAGGTATTTCTCGTTATAGCCGTAATTTGCCTGAAACAGATAGGACGAAAAGGCATTATCTGTTTTGGTGCCGTTGATGCTCTCGGCCTGCGAGGTTGCGTCCAGAATATTGAGTCCCGAAAAAATTCCCTTGCCAGTAGCACCCAGCGACTGATAGTAGTATGTCTGGTACTCATAGCCAGCCAAACCGTCGAGGCTATGACCACCTCCGAAACTGTGCCGGAAACGAAGCAGATTGGACGTGAGCAGGGTGTTGCTGCGGTCGGTGTAATTGGTCAGCCGCCCGAACACATCGGCAGCACTGTTACCCCGCAAATCCTGACTGGTTTCTGTGGCATAAATAGAAGTCTGCGCCCGGTTGGTCGTAGTCAGTGTGAGCCAGGGAAGCAGGTCGTATTCCGCTTTCAGGAGCAGATCGCCCGAAAGTGTGTTCTCTTTGAAGGTGCCGTATTGCTGATTGTAGATGAAGTTGGCGTTATCACGACCATACCATGTTTTAGCCCCCGTTACCGGATTATAAGGCTGGCCATTCAGGTAAGGGTCGTCGTAGGGCAGGTACGTGTAAGCACCATAGAGCGAGCCACCGCTGTTATCGTATCCACGCGTGTAGGTTCCGGCGGTGTTCAGGCTAACGCGAAACTTTTCACTCACGTTATGGCTGAAATTGAGTCGTAATCCAAAACGATCCAGTCCGGTTTCTTTCAAAATACCGTCTTCCTGATAATAGTTGCCGCTCAGGAAAAAACGGGATTTGTCGCTGCCTCCCGCTGCACTTAGCTCGGCCAGTGTGTTGCTGGCGGGTCTGAAGGCTTTATCGAACCAGTTGGTATTAGCGTTCTTTTCCGGTGCAGGCAGGTAATCATTGATATTGGCTGTTGGCCTGTCGCGCTGAAATACCTGTTTCTGGAGAGAATACAACTGTTGACCGTCGAGCAATCGAAAGTTGCCCAGACTCAGATACCCGACCCCTTTGTTTAATCGAGCCGTAACCTGCGTTTTACCAGAAGTCCCCCGGCGTGTCGTAACAACGATAACTCCGTTTGACGCCCGTGCTCCGTAAAGCGCGGTTGCCGATGCATCTTTCAGCACCGTTATCGATTCAATATCGCTGGGGTTTGGAATGCCTCCGATAACGCCATCCACTACATAAAGCGGATTGGAACTGGCCGTGAGTGTGCCCACACCCCGAATCAGGATTTTGGGCGGAGTCCGTGGATCGCCGGAGCTATTGCCAACGAATACACCGGCTGCTTTCCCCTGTAACAACTGACCGACGTTGTTGGCCGTCACGTCTTTCAACTCCTTTGCGGATACGGCCTGAGCTGCACCCGTCAGTGTTTTCTGTCGGGTGGAGGTGTAGCCCAGCACGACGACTTCATCGAGCATGGTGTCGGCTTTTTTGAGCGAAATCTCGGTATTGGTGCGATTGCCAACGGTCAGGGTTGTTCCCTGAAAACCAATCGAACTGATTTCCAGTACATCGGTTGCTGTAGCGCGAACTGAGAATGTACCCTGGGCATTGGTGGTTGTGCCCTGGGTTGTGCCACGAACCACGATGGTCGCACCCGGTAATGGCTGACCGGTATCGTCGCGAACCAGGCCAGTAAACGTCACTTGCTGCGCAAATCCGCTGATGCTTAGGCATAGCGTCAGTAGCAACGCTTTAACGAAAAGATTGCTCATGGTAGAATGTTTAAAGAAATGAGATAGGTAAGAGGACGAGGGGTTAATGTGGTAGTGTTCACGGTCTTATGCCGCGAGAGATAGATGATGTCGGGCTCTGGGGCGCCATTGCTCAGTCAAACCCGACACGAATCCGATTAGCTTAATGCCGACTTAATAGATCTCATTCAGGCCGAAAATAGGCTTGTTGGTTTTCCACTTACCCCGGGTGAAATCTGGGATTTCCATGGGTTTGCTGCCTCCCGCAATACTTTGTTCGGACAGGGGGCTGATGGCACTCCAGGCCGCAGCGTCATAGACATCGATGGGCGGAGCAACCTGATTTTTAATGGATTCGATAAATCCACGCAACACAAAGAAATCGATGCCGCCATGCCCGGAATTCTGAGCCGTTTGGGCGTGCTGTTTCCACAGAGGATGGTCGTATTTTTCCTGATAA comes from Spirosoma aureum and encodes:
- a CDS encoding RagB/SusD family nutrient uptake outer membrane protein, whose product is MTPIFSRFILLGSVLLASACSIDKTAYNGLSEEVILQNAQGLRAATDGNYTFLKDSDYTRNLFIMNEYPGDNLTLSGTTTDPLFLTYTYRHTSDQGNSLQIYRKGYQVIVGCNKVIGAIKEGTSKELDQLLGENLFLRAMVHFDLVRLFGRPYNQSPETNPGIIIKTDTKADDDASRATVKDVYTFVINDLTKAAKLMTSVRTNSYASAAAAYALLSRVSLYMNDHANAISYANLVIADGRFTLSTPTQVPDFYSVENEQNREIILAIKHTLKDDRGFSAIGSMYYTSPGGVGWGEVYASQAYQDLVNKYPNDQRRVFLVRKLTAQGQQEKRNGIDKVYITKFSNQGGIPTLSSPVLLRLSEMYLNRAEAYAKTGELAKAIEDVNLIRKRAGLSGTDLYSATDLKGLPTVLDVVLQERRLELAFEGHRPYDLYRNNLSLTRNYPGYHNTQTGQQTVAPDDKQLVHLIPEAEITLNRNLKQNPL
- a CDS encoding sulfatase family protein, translated to MNNIAVLLRTITLIALTLASAAVIAQITKADEHQTAQRPNVVLIYADDLGYGDLSCYGSTKVKTPNIDRLASQGLRFKNAYATSATCTPSRYSLMTGEYAWRQKGTGIAPGNASLIIKPGRSTLPGVFKAAGYQTASVGKWHLGLGGPEGPDWNGDLKPGPVELGFTRSYIMAATGDRVPCVYVENHRVVNLDPKDPIQVDYKQKIGDEPTGRENPDKLKMKPSHGHDMTIVNGISRIGYMTGGKSALWKDEDMADVFTKQAVQFIESSQKNRASAQPFFLYFATHDIHVPRVPHPRFVGKSGLGARGDALLEFDWEVGEILKTLDRLQLTNNTLVLLSSDNGPVVDDGYQDQAVQKLSGHRPAGPLRGGKYSAFEAGTRVPLLVRWPGTVKPGQSDAPISQIDFLADFAALLGQPYNHTDAPDTENQLNALLGRDPAGRAEIVEHAGTLSIVQGTWKYIDPSDGPAFEKFTSTELGNNPKPQLYNLANDLGEKRNVASQYPERVQQLKQRLQEIRQKAMQ
- a CDS encoding GHMP family kinase ATP-binding protein, with translation MNKLSIYASTPGRICLYGEHQDYLGLPVIASAISCRIYLTGERIDQPIVRLRLPDIGGQEQINLTDLPLTYRHDRDYFRSAINVLHRAGFQFSQGIDGEVSGQIPINAGTSSSSALLVTWLNVLSQLADNPQMLLPKRLAELAYMAEVLEFGEPGGMMDHYSTALGGIIYLESKPFIRLKTYRAALGTFVLGDSGEPKDTIGILGRVKHGMLRIVKQLTVLNPAFSLHTTNIDEVKKYRNFLTKDDYILLKGTLSNRDILQEALALIQSSDQSVAPLNDIRLGQLLTAHHANLRDAQRISTPKIDRMLDAALTAGALGGKINGSGGGGCMFAYAPDNAEHVAEAIEREGGRAYIVNVDEGTTQLQQPAPVRASGSRLSTK
- a CDS encoding SusC/RagA family TonB-linked outer membrane protein — encoded protein: MSNLFVKALLLTLCLSISGFAQQVTFTGLVRDDTGQPLPGATIVVRGTTQGTTTNAQGTFSVRATATDVLEISSIGFQGTTLTVGNRTNTEISLKKADTMLDEVVVLGYTSTRQKTLTGAAQAVSAKELKDVTANNVGQLLQGKAAGVFVGNSSGDPRTPPKILIRGVGTLTASSNPLYVVDGVIGGIPNPSDIESITVLKDASATALYGARASNGVIVVTTRRGTSGKTQVTARLNKGVGYLSLGNFRLLDGQQLYSLQKQVFQRDRPTANINDYLPAPEKNANTNWFDKAFRPASNTLAELSAAGGSDKSRFFLSGNYYQEDGILKETGLDRFGLRLNFSHNVSEKFRVSLNTAGTYTRGYDNSGGSLYGAYTYLPYDDPYLNGQPYNPVTGAKTWYGRDNANFIYNQQYGTFKENTLSGDLLLKAEYDLLPWLTLTTTNRAQTSIYATETSQDLRGNSAADVFGRLTNYTDRSNTLLTSNLLRFRHSFGGGHSLDGLAGYEYQTYYYQSLGATGKGIFSGLNILDATSQAESINGTKTDNAFSSYLFQANYGYNEKYLVTTSFRRDGSSKFGSNHKYGNFYAVGLTWVASNEAFLRSNPTLNNLKFRLSYGTTGNADGISDYASQGLYNLTGQYAGVPSAYPTRIENPNLSWEVSNNTNLGIDATLWNRLSVSVDLYNRLTDNLLFNRPLQATSGYASITENVGAVLNRGLEVVLSADILQNTALKWRAELNAGMNRNRVTALYGDRTFVANNMRPFAIDQPLNSWYMRRWAGVDPQTGSPLWEKVNADGTSTTTGNYNEATIQFIGSNANPKLFGGIRQVLSWKGLELNAFFTYSTGATLYNGDRNLFDNDGAYDRYNLMALQKGWSRWEKQGDIATHPKYMIGGNNNAQRPSSRFLENGNYLRLRNVSLSYELPTALVKKASLTGVRLTASGDNLFTITNFSGIDPDVTETGEVGTKYPFSKKFVFGVQLSF
- a CDS encoding DUF3472 domain-containing protein; amino-acid sequence: MQTGIVTFLYAFAVSVACASNEPDTAAKSSALPNLSDTTLSIPLAGNGFITHTVSGGSEVITAQGLTNWRNSESKASVYFRLDKAEKIAVSLRAKAPSGTSTIRVSVNGKPFSVSLTASDFQTIPVGSIAIPAAGYVKVDLQGAHKSGDSFGEISDLIITGPAANSTIVFANDPANYYWSRRGPSVHLKYAPPAATDVEWFYNEITVPTGEDNIGSYYMANGFSGGYFGIQVNSATERRVLFSIWDPSAGKTTLVRKGPNVTDNGFDGEGTGGQSYLKYNWKAGTTYRFLTHGVPDGSGNTLFSSWFFAPEVGNWQFIATWKKPNTTTYLTGLYSFLENFIDKVGYTGRKAFYTNQWIRSTTGNWIELASATFTGDATAKNRQRLDYAGGVENGQFFLQNGGFFANPVPLNKSLSRLSTGLPPAVDLNSLPNIHP